A section of the Rhodothermus profundi genome encodes:
- the polX gene encoding DNA polymerase/3'-5' exonuclease PolX, translated as MENHEVARLLRETARLLELRGENPFRIRAYEQAAEAIEQLEDSVAERVRRGTLTEIPGIGRGLAAQIQELVERGSSEVLERLRQELPPGLLELLTLKGLGPQRVRQLWQLLGITSLDELEAALREGRLNQLKGFGPRLRERLLRELTLRRHYRTLRLLAQVSPIADELLTRLRQHPGVQRAEQAGAIRRLHEVVDCIELVVAGPLEAVQQVFALPHQRTGPHGETLLEGTLPDGFPIRLILTTPDAFGTTLWWYTGSAAHCQAFVQAYGPPTPCSEETAVYEQAGLPFIPPELRENQGELEAAAHNALPSLITQRDLQGVLHNHSTYSDGRHTLREMAEAAYHRGYHYFGIGDHSQSLTIARGLSITEVHRQQQEIRALNEALAARNFRILSGTECDILPDGTLDYPDEVLAGFDYVVASVHTRLDMDEKTATERILRALRNPHVTILGHPTGRLLLRREGYPLDWSRIIDACATYQVAIELNANPQRLDIDWRRIRMATAAGVPIVINPDAHAIEELDYVRWGVAMARKGWLTPDACLNTRELDELIAWFQQRRPRT; from the coding sequence ATGGAAAACCACGAAGTAGCTCGCCTGCTCCGTGAAACGGCACGGCTGCTGGAACTGCGCGGTGAAAATCCGTTTCGCATTCGGGCGTATGAGCAGGCTGCCGAAGCGATTGAACAACTGGAAGATTCGGTTGCCGAACGAGTGCGCCGGGGCACCCTCACCGAGATTCCCGGCATCGGCCGAGGCCTGGCCGCTCAGATTCAGGAACTGGTTGAACGAGGCTCCTCGGAAGTTTTGGAGCGTCTTCGACAGGAATTGCCCCCGGGCCTCCTGGAGCTTCTGACCCTGAAAGGTCTTGGTCCCCAACGCGTACGGCAACTCTGGCAGCTACTGGGCATTACCTCGCTCGATGAGCTGGAAGCGGCCTTACGCGAGGGGCGGCTCAATCAACTCAAAGGCTTCGGGCCTCGCCTGCGCGAACGGCTGTTACGCGAACTGACCCTGCGCCGCCACTATCGCACCCTGCGGCTGCTGGCGCAGGTGTCTCCCATCGCTGATGAGCTCCTGACGCGCCTGCGCCAGCACCCAGGCGTGCAACGCGCTGAACAAGCTGGCGCGATCCGACGCCTGCATGAAGTAGTGGACTGTATCGAACTGGTAGTAGCCGGCCCTCTGGAAGCGGTGCAGCAGGTCTTTGCCCTTCCGCATCAACGGACCGGACCGCACGGCGAAACGCTCCTGGAAGGCACGCTGCCAGACGGATTCCCTATCCGCTTGATTCTAACTACTCCGGATGCTTTTGGCACCACCCTCTGGTGGTATACTGGTTCAGCGGCCCACTGCCAGGCATTTGTGCAAGCGTATGGCCCACCCACCCCATGTTCCGAGGAAACAGCTGTCTATGAGCAAGCTGGCCTGCCATTTATTCCGCCCGAACTGCGTGAAAACCAGGGCGAACTGGAGGCGGCTGCACACAACGCCCTGCCTTCCTTAATCACCCAGCGCGACCTCCAGGGTGTGCTCCATAACCACTCCACGTACAGCGATGGTCGCCACACCCTCCGGGAAATGGCCGAAGCCGCCTACCATCGAGGCTATCATTACTTTGGCATTGGAGACCACAGCCAGTCGCTTACCATTGCCCGTGGTCTCTCCATTACTGAAGTGCATCGCCAGCAACAAGAAATTCGCGCGTTAAATGAAGCACTGGCGGCGCGCAACTTCCGCATTCTCAGCGGCACCGAATGCGACATTTTGCCCGACGGAACGCTGGACTATCCCGACGAGGTATTGGCAGGCTTCGATTATGTGGTAGCTAGCGTGCATACCCGGCTGGACATGGACGAAAAAACGGCCACCGAACGTATCCTGCGCGCCCTGCGCAATCCGCACGTCACCATACTGGGACACCCGACCGGCCGCCTGCTCCTTCGGCGAGAAGGCTACCCCCTGGACTGGTCCCGTATAATTGATGCCTGCGCCACGTACCAGGTAGCTATTGAACTCAACGCCAACCCCCAGCGGCTTGATATCGACTGGCGGCGCATTCGTATGGCCACTGCGGCCGGTGTCCCCATCGTAATCAACCCGGACGCCCATGCCATCGAAGAACTGGACTATGTGCGATGGGGCGTTGCTATGGCCCGCAAGGGCTGGTTGACGCCCGATGCCTGCCTGAACACGCGCGAACTGGACGAGCTGATCGCCTGGTTCCAACAACGTCGTCCCCGCACCTGA
- a CDS encoding penicillin acylase family protein produces the protein MKRLLLLTALVLLVFVSYRYFFAGVRKQTFQRAVAGLQTPVTIQELPDHLITIQAATLKDALAALGYVHGRWHSWPLLLWRQAALGRQAEWFGPPLVPLDSLIHALLLPHQAQRAYERLSRNAQAYLKAYAHGLQTALQERAVRLRDELVLLGITAEPWLPWHSLAIERLMALLMLPDALKTALPVLSALQSWLHLHGFQHSMAWTRLLPDSSLQLTMRYVYGDLALPFFQEVLIALPHDTLRLVTIPGTLIFLAGQTRHQAWYLLPTARPATLEVQARTALALRSVLARFRLPGGDERLLHRQLDGDALVITELAPDTVRLLRWTGLTPVTDLPAWLALLSDTTASFHLFAGHGLLLTANGQWHLLGQPSVVESLTDGILIGQTDWHRWIAQRLRTLPPHPTPLNDTVSLWAQQQLATLLPVLDTMTFTDTLTREAYTLLRNWNASYDAASIGATIFDYWLHQYQQQTGTLPSSRAFSATSAQRLHTAFRKAVDMLALRLGPDLNLWRWERAHPRHLAFPAWSHLPHLPAASRYAPLQLPGEGHPSTIQWGVSSLLQELPAPAHWEGWMRFPQPTAFYVRRLWPRVNRFLARYQLSTQPSTSALQLAPPLRTFHLRPRKAHPLR, from the coding sequence ATGAAGCGCTTGCTACTGCTAACTGCGCTGGTGCTGCTTGTCTTTGTCAGCTACCGGTATTTCTTCGCCGGGGTACGGAAGCAGACGTTTCAGCGTGCGGTAGCCGGTCTTCAAACACCAGTTACGATTCAGGAACTCCCCGACCATCTAATCACCATCCAGGCAGCGACCTTGAAGGACGCGCTGGCGGCGCTGGGATATGTTCATGGCCGCTGGCATAGCTGGCCTCTGTTACTCTGGCGCCAGGCAGCGCTGGGGCGCCAGGCGGAATGGTTCGGCCCCCCGCTGGTTCCTCTCGACAGCCTGATACATGCGCTGCTGCTTCCTCACCAGGCCCAGCGCGCTTATGAGCGGCTGTCGCGCAACGCGCAAGCTTATCTCAAAGCCTATGCTCATGGCTTACAGACTGCGTTGCAAGAACGAGCGGTTCGCCTGCGCGACGAACTGGTATTGCTGGGGATCACCGCGGAGCCCTGGCTGCCCTGGCATAGCCTGGCCATTGAACGATTAATGGCGCTCTTAATGCTACCAGACGCCCTTAAAACTGCGCTGCCTGTACTTTCAGCCCTTCAATCCTGGCTCCACTTGCACGGCTTTCAACACAGCATGGCCTGGACACGCCTCCTGCCCGACAGTTCCTTGCAGCTTACCATGCGTTACGTCTATGGCGACTTAGCGCTTCCTTTTTTTCAAGAAGTTCTGATCGCTTTGCCGCATGATACCCTCCGCCTTGTAACCATCCCAGGCACCTTAATTTTTTTAGCCGGACAAACCCGCCACCAGGCCTGGTATCTACTGCCTACCGCCCGTCCGGCTACCCTGGAGGTTCAAGCGCGAACTGCTCTGGCGCTACGGTCCGTCCTTGCTCGCTTTCGGCTGCCCGGCGGTGACGAACGGCTGCTGCATCGCCAACTGGACGGCGACGCTCTGGTCATTACGGAACTTGCCCCCGACACCGTACGCCTGCTCCGATGGACCGGACTCACTCCTGTTACCGATCTGCCCGCCTGGCTGGCGCTGCTCTCCGACACGACAGCGTCCTTTCACCTTTTTGCAGGCCACGGTCTATTGCTGACCGCAAACGGCCAGTGGCACCTCCTGGGGCAACCTTCTGTTGTTGAATCCCTTACCGATGGCATTCTGATCGGTCAGACCGACTGGCATCGCTGGATCGCTCAACGCCTCCGCACTCTGCCCCCGCACCCGACACCTCTGAATGATACCGTCAGCCTCTGGGCGCAGCAGCAATTAGCTACCCTTCTTCCTGTCCTTGATACCATGACCTTTACCGATACGCTGACCCGAGAAGCCTATACGCTGCTGCGTAACTGGAACGCTTCCTACGATGCAGCCAGCATTGGGGCTACCATCTTTGACTACTGGCTGCATCAATATCAGCAACAAACCGGTACCCTGCCATCTTCCAGAGCATTTTCTGCTACCTCTGCCCAGCGCCTGCACACCGCCTTCCGCAAAGCAGTTGATATGCTGGCGCTGCGCCTGGGTCCCGATCTCAATCTTTGGCGCTGGGAGCGTGCGCACCCCCGGCATCTAGCCTTTCCTGCCTGGTCGCATTTGCCTCACCTGCCTGCGGCTTCCCGCTACGCACCACTCCAGCTTCCTGGCGAAGGACACCCCTCCACGATACAATGGGGCGTCTCTTCACTCCTGCAGGAACTACCAGCTCCGGCGCACTGGGAAGGATGGATGCGCTTCCCTCAACCGACCGCTTTTTATGTGCGGCGTCTCTGGCCCAGGGTGAACCGATTCCTGGCGCGCTACCAGCTCTCCACCCAACCATCCACTTCCGCTCTCCAACTTGCACCTCCGCTGCGCACGTTTCACCTCCGGCCCCGCAAAGCCCACCCCCTCAGGTAG
- a CDS encoding M14 family zinc carboxypeptidase, translating into MASWADQLATLIPDEATPVFRTQEMVRAALKSACQSSKGLATFYEIGRSEEGRPLDAIVMGRGQQTVLLLAGAHADEPVGPETLRWLVIEGLRQAERLQSLLERFRFVILPHINPDGEARNRCWTERWPSLEAYLAGVVRELPGRDLEFGYPDLRSENRAIADFLRAHAPFSLYINLHSMGFAEGALLLIERHWSFRTETLQQAFAEAARAAGLELHDHNRKGEKGFFYLGPGFMTTPEGEAMRTFFLAQGDPDTAAHFRMSSMEFTRSLGGDPLCLVTELPLFVVRHRPSPPGVPVAYLEFREQLPALRLRAQKGVSLDEARRFFGLRALPLPIAMRLQLQTIGFALETVAT; encoded by the coding sequence ATGGCAAGTTGGGCTGATCAATTAGCGACGCTTATTCCTGATGAAGCTACGCCGGTATTTCGGACGCAGGAGATGGTGCGGGCGGCCCTTAAATCGGCCTGCCAGTCCAGCAAGGGTCTGGCTACCTTCTACGAAATTGGACGCAGCGAAGAAGGAAGGCCGCTGGACGCCATTGTGATGGGGCGAGGGCAACAAACGGTGCTGTTGTTGGCGGGAGCGCATGCAGACGAACCCGTGGGGCCGGAGACGTTGCGCTGGCTGGTGATCGAAGGATTGCGACAGGCAGAGCGCTTGCAGTCGTTGCTGGAGCGGTTTCGTTTCGTGATCCTGCCCCATATCAATCCAGATGGCGAGGCGCGCAACCGGTGCTGGACGGAGCGATGGCCATCGCTTGAGGCCTATCTGGCCGGCGTGGTGCGCGAGCTGCCAGGCCGTGATTTAGAGTTTGGCTATCCGGATCTGCGGTCCGAAAACCGAGCTATTGCCGATTTTCTGCGCGCTCATGCTCCCTTTAGCCTTTACATCAACCTGCATAGCATGGGCTTTGCGGAAGGTGCCCTTTTGCTTATCGAACGGCACTGGTCGTTTCGCACGGAGACGTTGCAGCAGGCTTTTGCTGAAGCAGCGCGCGCAGCAGGTCTTGAGCTGCATGATCACAACCGCAAAGGCGAGAAAGGCTTTTTCTACCTGGGACCTGGTTTTATGACCACGCCCGAGGGCGAAGCCATGCGCACGTTCTTTCTGGCGCAGGGGGATCCGGATACGGCAGCGCATTTTCGGATGAGCTCTATGGAGTTCACGCGGAGTCTGGGGGGAGATCCGCTCTGTCTGGTGACGGAGCTCCCGCTATTTGTGGTGCGGCATCGGCCTTCTCCGCCGGGTGTGCCGGTGGCTTATCTGGAGTTTCGGGAGCAATTGCCGGCGCTGCGCCTGCGCGCGCAGAAAGGTGTGTCGCTGGATGAAGCCCGTCGCTTTTTTGGATTGCGTGCACTTCCCCTGCCGATAGCCATGCGGTTACAGTTGCAAACCATAGGTTTTGCGCTGGAGACGGTCGCTACCTGA
- a CDS encoding CvpA family protein yields MMGLTTLDWFILALIGWGMVRGFATGGVRQMASIVGFVLAVVVGISAMEPVGRLVADSLGLSPRVGPLIGFMLVFLAVQVGVWLAMQATEALLGAIKLSVLNRLLGALVGGVKAVLLLSLLFLVLRTFDLPSPDARRASPLYASVADVLPAAWDVVVARAPEARKLVERFSGLEKKVEQEP; encoded by the coding sequence ATGATGGGACTGACCACACTGGACTGGTTCATTCTGGCGCTGATTGGTTGGGGCATGGTGCGGGGGTTCGCAACGGGTGGGGTGCGTCAGATGGCAAGCATTGTGGGATTTGTGCTGGCTGTTGTCGTCGGTATTTCGGCCATGGAGCCTGTAGGTCGGCTGGTGGCAGACAGTCTGGGGCTTTCGCCGCGCGTGGGGCCGCTGATTGGCTTTATGCTGGTGTTTCTGGCGGTGCAGGTGGGCGTATGGCTGGCCATGCAGGCGACAGAGGCGTTGCTGGGGGCGATCAAGCTGTCCGTGCTCAATCGTTTACTGGGAGCGCTGGTGGGAGGAGTAAAGGCCGTGCTGCTGTTGAGTCTGCTGTTTCTGGTGTTGCGCACGTTTGACCTGCCCAGTCCGGATGCGCGTCGTGCATCTCCCCTCTACGCATCGGTAGCCGACGTGTTGCCGGCTGCATGGGACGTTGTCGTAGCCCGTGCTCCGGAAGCACGCAAATTAGTAGAGCGCTTCTCAGGACTGGAGAAAAAGGTAGAGCAAGAGCCGTAG
- a CDS encoding GatB/YqeY domain-containing protein, translating into MSLKERLTEDLKAAMRARDEARLRTIRALRAALMEREIAERKGGKATLTPEQELAVLQKEAKRRREAIEQFRAAGRDDLVQKEAEELKIIEEYLPRQLSDDEIREMLAEIIDAVAARSVRDLGRVMKEAMARMRGQADGRRVSELARELLTQREAAS; encoded by the coding sequence ATGTCGTTGAAAGAACGCCTGACCGAAGATCTGAAAGCCGCTATGCGAGCGCGCGATGAAGCGCGCCTGCGCACAATCCGAGCATTGCGCGCTGCTCTGATGGAGCGAGAGATTGCCGAACGTAAAGGGGGGAAGGCTACGCTGACGCCCGAGCAGGAGCTGGCTGTGCTTCAGAAAGAAGCGAAACGCCGTCGAGAAGCCATTGAACAGTTTCGGGCGGCTGGCCGGGACGATCTGGTGCAAAAAGAGGCAGAGGAGTTGAAGATCATCGAAGAATATCTCCCGCGCCAGCTCAGCGACGACGAAATTCGCGAGATGCTGGCGGAGATCATTGACGCCGTAGCCGCACGTTCGGTGCGCGACCTGGGACGGGTGATGAAGGAGGCCATGGCGCGCATGCGCGGCCAGGCTGATGGCCGTCGCGTCAGTGAGCTGGCGCGTGAACTGTTGACTCAGCGTGAGGCTGCTTCATGA
- a CDS encoding outer membrane protein assembly factor BamB family protein — MPPGALMLPAEDRWVAVPPLMVHWRRDIEAAPAQALVAGRILLVTNRKGEVRAFELPEGRRRGMLDLGRDVSGKPARRGALLLVPVALDDASIVAYDLYRRRVVWRRMGEGVEAGLVLTDSVVYVAERWGRVYALHLQNGREHWLQEPSTTRLEGVRARPVAVGDWLVVADKRGRVVALEMQTGRPRWRRQLWPVYADLITDGHHVFISTTRGRLVALQAASGAVVWTYALPDTTVRFTAPVVAGQMVYVAGGDGMVRALERTTGTLRWSWSGRAAIAATPVADTAAGVLYVGDLRNRLVALELTTGQLRWETNLQGGILALETSAFGLVVLARPRHVYLLRANHDVATHP; from the coding sequence GTGCCCCCCGGAGCCCTGATGCTGCCCGCTGAGGATCGGTGGGTAGCAGTCCCTCCCCTTATGGTGCATTGGCGGCGCGACATCGAGGCTGCGCCAGCGCAGGCGCTGGTGGCGGGGCGCATCTTGTTGGTTACCAACCGTAAAGGCGAGGTGCGCGCGTTTGAACTGCCGGAAGGCCGTCGGCGCGGCATGCTTGATCTGGGGCGAGATGTGTCAGGAAAACCGGCGCGCAGGGGAGCCCTGCTCCTGGTGCCTGTAGCGCTGGACGACGCTTCAATAGTAGCCTACGATCTATACCGGCGCCGGGTTGTCTGGCGCCGCATGGGTGAAGGGGTCGAGGCCGGACTGGTGCTGACCGATTCGGTCGTATATGTAGCAGAACGGTGGGGAAGGGTGTATGCGCTCCATCTACAGAACGGACGGGAGCACTGGCTGCAAGAGCCTAGCACGACCAGACTGGAAGGCGTGCGAGCGCGTCCTGTAGCAGTTGGTGATTGGCTCGTGGTAGCTGATAAACGGGGGCGTGTCGTAGCCCTGGAAATGCAAACCGGTAGGCCACGCTGGCGGCGCCAGCTCTGGCCCGTTTATGCTGACCTGATAACGGATGGACATCATGTGTTTATATCGACCACGCGTGGGCGGTTGGTGGCCCTGCAGGCAGCATCGGGCGCGGTTGTATGGACCTACGCGTTGCCCGATACGACCGTGCGTTTTACGGCGCCGGTGGTAGCCGGACAGATGGTCTACGTAGCCGGTGGAGACGGCATGGTGCGCGCGCTGGAGCGCACCACGGGCACATTGCGTTGGTCCTGGAGCGGACGTGCCGCCATTGCGGCAACTCCTGTGGCCGATACCGCTGCCGGCGTGCTCTACGTGGGCGACCTGCGCAACCGTCTGGTAGCCCTGGAGCTAACTACTGGACAGTTGCGCTGGGAAACTAATTTGCAGGGAGGGATCCTGGCACTGGAGACATCAGCTTTTGGACTGGTCGTGCTGGCTCGTCCCCGGCACGTATACTTACTGCGCGCGAACCATGACGTGGCTACGCATCCTTAG
- a CDS encoding peptidase MA family metallohydrolase, whose translation MRALLLGLWMLMAPVARAQFYEAHFGKNKIQYERFDWHVLETEHFDIYYYPEMQTLAEHGAYFAEEAYRALQQRFNYALPKRTPIIFYAAPYHFQQTNTTPGFIPEGVGGFFELIKGRVVIPASGNLYRFRRVIWHELVHVFTFHRALQALRDHRIPPDRYLPLWFTEGLAEYWSGPPDDQHEMILRDALYANYLVPLENMYRIYGTFLMYKEGEAFCHFVAETYGEEKLLELIEQFWIDRDFRRVLEHVLGEDFYAISDRWERWLKRRYLSALPSQTLPSLDSEAIVATGFSTKPVVYRRRNGQRWVYYLGNEGAYTHLYAVPVDAAYRPSGDPKLLIRIGRSERFESISLLEDRMDVSAKGVLAFTTRSGGEDVLHLYDLEREKLVTTYRLPHLVALYSPTWNPDGTRLAFSAIDEGGWIDLYVLELATGQLERLTRDLYDDRDPAWSPDGRYLVFASDRTAWGDRYGMNLFLYDFDTGQIRQLTDGWRRDREPRWSPDGHYVVFASTVREDNGRFGPRNIWAVEVTPGLPDRPVATTHPHAALNPAHPPVRRLYQLTNLATAAFDPVWTPEGTLLFSAFEHYRFTIRQIPKVADRLARPYRQTTVMLLGSQPAWKPGYLSAENGARRKPYRRRYSLDLAYGGISISQSALWGTAGGAALAFSDLLGDDRWYVTIFHTGRGSGALLKGLNVAVSRVQLHRRTDVGYGLYRFAGLRFDLTDPDAPAEYPLLWEELVGAYGALSYPISTFRRIELSTALAWSDKRVALRGIQRQALLLSNALALVHDDALYGANGPVEGWRANLTLGYTTDLRYANVSYYTLSLDVRHYLRLTRSVTLASWGLLRFNEGREARLWFLGGSWDLRGFPLFDVRGRKLWFTSHELRFPILEAPSFYIPLLAPFGIVNLRGALFFDAAHVWNDRYDRREPQLYTGETLGAIGVGFRLNLFGGLVLRYDMGYRYRDGFRKRERAFRQFFFGWDF comes from the coding sequence ATGCGTGCCCTTTTGCTGGGGCTGTGGATGCTGATGGCGCCGGTAGCACGGGCGCAGTTCTATGAGGCGCATTTCGGCAAAAACAAAATTCAGTATGAGCGTTTCGACTGGCACGTCTTAGAAACCGAGCACTTTGACATCTACTACTACCCTGAAATGCAGACGCTGGCTGAGCATGGCGCATACTTCGCGGAAGAAGCTTATCGCGCGCTCCAGCAGCGTTTTAACTATGCATTGCCGAAGCGCACGCCCATTATCTTCTATGCGGCGCCCTACCATTTCCAGCAGACCAACACAACGCCAGGCTTTATTCCAGAAGGGGTGGGCGGTTTTTTTGAACTGATCAAAGGGCGCGTTGTCATTCCAGCTAGTGGCAATCTGTATCGCTTCCGACGTGTAATCTGGCATGAACTCGTTCATGTATTTACATTCCATCGCGCGTTGCAGGCACTTCGAGATCATCGGATTCCGCCCGATCGTTACCTGCCCCTCTGGTTTACGGAAGGACTGGCTGAATACTGGTCGGGGCCACCGGACGATCAACATGAAATGATCTTGCGCGATGCACTTTATGCCAATTACCTGGTGCCCCTGGAAAACATGTATCGCATCTATGGCACCTTTCTTATGTACAAAGAAGGAGAGGCGTTCTGCCATTTTGTGGCTGAAACATATGGTGAAGAAAAGCTACTGGAGCTCATCGAGCAGTTCTGGATAGACCGCGACTTTCGGCGTGTACTGGAGCATGTACTGGGTGAGGATTTCTATGCCATCTCGGATCGATGGGAACGCTGGTTGAAGCGCCGCTATCTGTCGGCATTGCCGAGCCAGACGCTGCCTTCCCTGGATTCTGAAGCGATTGTAGCAACGGGATTCAGCACAAAACCCGTTGTTTATCGACGCCGTAACGGGCAGCGATGGGTCTACTATCTGGGCAACGAAGGCGCCTACACCCATCTGTACGCCGTTCCGGTTGACGCGGCCTATCGACCCAGTGGAGACCCGAAGCTGCTGATTCGCATAGGCCGAAGCGAACGTTTCGAGTCGATAAGCCTGCTCGAAGACCGCATGGACGTGTCAGCCAAGGGCGTGCTGGCTTTTACCACGCGCAGCGGAGGGGAAGACGTGCTGCACCTGTACGACCTGGAGCGGGAAAAATTGGTAACTACCTACCGGCTGCCTCACCTGGTAGCTCTCTACAGTCCCACATGGAATCCAGACGGCACTCGCCTGGCGTTCAGCGCCATTGATGAGGGAGGATGGATTGATCTCTATGTGCTGGAGCTAGCAACCGGTCAGCTCGAACGGCTCACGCGTGATCTCTATGATGACCGGGATCCGGCCTGGAGTCCGGATGGCCGTTACCTGGTCTTTGCCTCAGACCGTACTGCCTGGGGCGACCGCTACGGCATGAATCTCTTTCTTTATGACTTTGATACAGGGCAGATTCGCCAGCTTACTGACGGATGGCGACGCGACCGAGAGCCGCGGTGGAGTCCGGATGGACATTATGTCGTGTTTGCCAGCACGGTCAGGGAAGACAACGGTCGCTTTGGGCCGCGGAATATCTGGGCCGTGGAGGTGACGCCAGGTCTGCCTGATCGACCGGTGGCAACGACACATCCTCACGCAGCGCTGAATCCAGCTCATCCACCGGTGCGCCGTCTCTATCAACTGACAAACCTGGCCACGGCCGCTTTCGATCCGGTCTGGACACCCGAGGGCACGCTGCTTTTCAGCGCGTTCGAACATTACCGGTTCACGATCCGGCAAATACCAAAGGTAGCAGATCGGCTGGCTCGTCCCTATCGGCAAACAACCGTAATGCTGCTCGGCAGTCAGCCCGCCTGGAAGCCGGGATACCTTTCCGCTGAAAACGGCGCGCGCCGAAAGCCCTACCGTCGCCGCTATAGCCTGGACCTGGCCTACGGGGGTATCAGCATTAGCCAGAGTGCACTCTGGGGCACAGCCGGAGGTGCTGCTCTGGCCTTTTCAGATCTATTGGGCGATGACCGCTGGTACGTCACTATCTTTCATACCGGAAGGGGCAGTGGGGCGTTGCTCAAAGGGTTAAATGTGGCGGTTTCCCGTGTGCAGCTCCACCGTCGCACGGACGTCGGCTATGGCCTCTATCGCTTTGCCGGGCTGCGCTTTGATCTGACCGACCCAGACGCGCCCGCCGAATATCCATTGCTCTGGGAAGAGCTGGTGGGTGCGTATGGGGCCCTGAGTTATCCGATTTCGACCTTCCGACGCATCGAATTAAGCACAGCGCTGGCCTGGAGTGATAAACGCGTAGCCTTGCGGGGAATTCAACGGCAAGCGCTGCTGCTGTCAAACGCATTGGCCTTGGTGCACGACGACGCTCTCTACGGTGCGAATGGCCCTGTGGAAGGCTGGCGGGCCAATCTGACGCTGGGCTACACGACAGACCTCCGTTACGCTAACGTTAGCTACTACACGCTGAGCCTGGACGTACGTCATTATCTGCGACTGACCCGCAGCGTTACCCTGGCATCCTGGGGACTGCTTCGCTTCAACGAAGGGCGCGAAGCTCGGCTGTGGTTTCTGGGAGGAAGCTGGGACCTGCGCGGCTTTCCTCTGTTTGATGTGCGCGGCCGCAAGCTCTGGTTTACATCACATGAGCTGCGTTTTCCAATTCTGGAAGCCCCGTCGTTCTACATTCCGTTGCTGGCGCCCTTCGGCATTGTTAATCTACGGGGCGCGTTGTTTTTCGATGCGGCCCACGTGTGGAACGACCGCTACGATCGCCGGGAGCCGCAACTTTACACAGGGGAGACGCTCGGGGCTATAGGAGTGGGCTTCCGGTTGAATCTGTTCGGCGGGTTGGTGCTGCGCTACGATATGGGCTATCGGTATCGCGACGGATTCCGAAAGCGCGAGCGTGCGTTTCGCCAGTTTTTCTTCGGATGGGATTTTTAA
- the tyrS gene encoding tyrosine--tRNA ligase: MPPFPPVEEQLRQIRRGAVEIIPEEELVQKLERSYRTGKPLVVKLGCDPSRPDLHLGHAVVLRKLRQFQDLGHQAVLIIGDFTAMIGDPTGRSKTRPALTLEETRANGRTYFEQASKILDPDRTIIRYNSEWLGTMTFREVIELAARYTVARMLERDDFEQRYRAGEPIGIHEFLYPLAQAMDSVEIQADIELGGTDQRFNLLVGRDIQQAYGQEPQVCLLMPILEGTDGVEKMSKSLGNYIGITEPPEEMYGKVLSIPDHLIYRYFELATDVPTEELPAKKEFAARDPRNAKHELAWTIVRMYHGAQAADRARAHFERTIIRGEAPEDLPPFRPTPDEGTRITLPGLIVQAGLASSKSEARRLIRQNAVSIDGKRVTDEQLVIDLAQRAPFVLKVGKRRFARIVWDEDKAQQPA, encoded by the coding sequence ATGCCGCCGTTTCCACCTGTGGAAGAGCAGCTCCGGCAAATTCGCCGCGGAGCCGTTGAAATCATTCCCGAGGAGGAACTTGTGCAAAAACTAGAGCGCTCCTATCGCACAGGGAAGCCGCTCGTGGTAAAGCTGGGATGTGATCCCAGCCGGCCCGATCTGCACCTGGGACACGCCGTCGTGCTGCGCAAACTCCGGCAGTTCCAGGATCTGGGCCATCAAGCTGTGCTGATCATCGGGGACTTTACGGCCATGATTGGCGACCCGACGGGGCGCTCCAAAACGCGTCCGGCCCTCACGCTTGAGGAAACGCGCGCCAACGGCCGCACCTATTTCGAACAGGCCTCTAAAATCCTTGATCCAGATCGCACCATCATCCGCTATAACTCAGAATGGCTCGGTACGATGACGTTTCGGGAGGTCATCGAACTGGCGGCCAGGTATACTGTGGCGCGCATGCTGGAACGCGACGACTTTGAACAGCGCTACCGAGCCGGAGAGCCCATTGGTATCCATGAGTTTCTGTACCCGCTGGCGCAGGCCATGGATTCAGTGGAAATTCAGGCGGATATTGAGCTAGGAGGGACAGACCAGCGCTTTAACCTGCTGGTGGGGCGCGACATCCAGCAGGCCTACGGGCAGGAACCTCAGGTATGCCTGCTCATGCCCATTCTGGAAGGGACCGACGGGGTCGAGAAGATGTCCAAATCGCTGGGCAACTACATCGGGATTACCGAACCGCCTGAAGAAATGTATGGCAAGGTGCTCTCGATCCCGGATCACTTAATCTATCGCTATTTTGAGCTGGCCACGGATGTCCCAACCGAAGAATTGCCGGCTAAAAAGGAATTTGCCGCGCGTGACCCGCGCAATGCCAAGCATGAACTGGCCTGGACCATCGTGCGCATGTACCACGGAGCGCAGGCTGCTGACCGGGCCCGGGCACACTTCGAGCGGACGATCATCCGGGGCGAAGCGCCTGAAGACCTGCCTCCGTTCCGACCTACGCCGGACGAGGGCACGCGCATTACGCTACCTGGCCTGATTGTGCAGGCTGGTCTGGCTTCGTCTAAAAGTGAAGCCCGACGGTTAATCCGTCAGAACGCTGTATCGATTGATGGTAAACGCGTGACGGACGAGCAGTTGGTGATTGATCTGGCGCAACGTGCTCCCTTTGTGTTAAAAGTGGGCAAACGGCGCTTTGCCCGGATCGTCTGGGACGAAGACAAAGCGCAACAGCCAGCTTAA